In the genome of Hymenobacter taeanensis, one region contains:
- the ftsY gene encoding signal recognition particle-docking protein FtsY codes for MGLFDFFKKDKESKEQQQALDEGLQKTKTSFFDQLSKAVVGKNTVDEAVLDDLETLLVHADVGIDTTVKVIDRIEKRVARDKYVNTSELDRILREEIADLLDRNSGATGSRAILDRPDNTGQPFVIMVVGVNGVGKTTTIGKLAHRFHSAGKKVVLGAADTFRAAAVDQLIIWGQRVGVPVISHGMNTDPASVAYDAVQKGVEMGADVVIIDTAGRLHNKVNLMNELSKIKRVMQKVIPDAPHEVLLVLDGSTGQNAFLQAKEFTKATEVSALAITKLDGTAKGGVVIGISDQLQVPVRYIGVGEKMTDLQLFDRHTFVNSLFKK; via the coding sequence ATGGGCCTCTTCGATTTCTTCAAGAAAGACAAGGAAAGCAAGGAGCAGCAACAGGCCCTCGATGAGGGTCTGCAGAAAACTAAAACCAGCTTCTTCGATCAGCTCAGCAAAGCCGTTGTTGGCAAAAACACGGTTGATGAAGCGGTGCTCGATGACCTGGAAACGCTGCTCGTGCACGCCGACGTGGGCATTGATACCACCGTGAAGGTCATTGACCGGATTGAGAAGCGCGTGGCCCGCGACAAGTACGTCAACACCTCGGAGCTTGACCGCATCCTGCGGGAAGAAATAGCAGATCTGCTGGACCGCAACAGCGGAGCTACCGGTTCCCGGGCCATCCTTGACCGCCCCGACAATACCGGGCAGCCCTTCGTAATTATGGTGGTAGGGGTGAACGGCGTAGGTAAAACCACCACCATTGGTAAGCTCGCGCACCGCTTCCACTCGGCTGGTAAGAAGGTGGTGCTGGGCGCCGCCGATACCTTCCGGGCTGCTGCTGTGGATCAGCTTATTATCTGGGGGCAGCGGGTAGGCGTGCCCGTCATTTCACACGGTATGAATACTGACCCTGCCTCTGTGGCCTACGACGCCGTACAGAAGGGGGTGGAAATGGGTGCTGATGTGGTGATTATTGACACTGCGGGCCGCCTGCACAACAAGGTGAACCTGATGAATGAGCTCAGCAAAATCAAGCGGGTGATGCAGAAGGTTATTCCCGATGCGCCCCACGAGGTGCTGCTGGTCCTCGATGGCAGCACGGGCCAGAATGCCTTCCTGCAAGCCAAGGAGTTCACCAAAGCCACCGAGGTATCGGCCCTGGCCATTACCAAGCTCGATGGCACAGCCAAGGGCGGTGTGGTTATTGGCATTTCTGACCAACTGCAGGTGCCAGTGCGCTACATTGGGGTAGGGGAGAAAATGACTGATCTGCAGCTCTTCGACCGCCATACGTTCGTAAACTCCCTGTTCAAGAAATAG
- a CDS encoding 5-formyltetrahydrofolate cyclo-ligase yields the protein MMKAYIRREFLARRRALSENEVAQRSDRLRKHLIQRFPTDDWQWLHVFLPILQQKEPDTWGIIREFLHAGSSVKLAVPVVQADGRTLRHYHLAPDTQLVDSRWGIPEPVGAAEVQPVQLDAVLVPLLAFDENGHRVGYGKGFYDEFLGQCRPDALRIGLSLEPPVSRITDSWPGDIRLHACITPEKVWRFEV from the coding sequence ATGATGAAAGCTTACATTCGGCGAGAGTTTTTGGCTCGGCGTCGCGCCTTATCGGAGAATGAGGTAGCGCAACGCAGTGATAGGTTGCGCAAGCATTTGATCCAGCGTTTTCCTACTGACGATTGGCAATGGCTGCACGTATTTCTACCTATTCTGCAGCAAAAGGAGCCTGACACGTGGGGTATTATAAGGGAGTTTCTACACGCGGGATCAAGCGTTAAGTTGGCGGTGCCGGTAGTGCAGGCTGATGGCCGAACCTTGCGCCATTATCACCTTGCTCCCGATACACAATTGGTTGACAGCCGCTGGGGTATCCCGGAGCCTGTGGGCGCTGCTGAAGTGCAGCCCGTACAGCTGGATGCCGTGTTGGTGCCCCTGCTGGCCTTCGACGAAAACGGCCACCGCGTGGGCTATGGCAAGGGTTTCTATGATGAATTTCTAGGCCAGTGCCGCCCTGATGCTCTGCGCATTGGGCTAAGCTTAGAGCCACCTGTATCGCGCATTACAGACTCTTGGCCTGGCGATATACGCCTGCATGCCTGCATTACACCAGAGAAAGTGTGGCGGTTTGAGGTCTGA
- a CDS encoding DUF4295 domain-containing protein, whose protein sequence is MAKKVVATLKTATGKDWAKVIRAVKSEKTGAYTFKEEMVPVDKVQDYIATGVK, encoded by the coding sequence ATGGCTAAGAAAGTAGTAGCAACCCTGAAAACCGCTACCGGCAAAGACTGGGCTAAGGTTATCCGCGCGGTGAAATCGGAAAAGACTGGTGCTTACACCTTCAAGGAGGAAATGGTACCCGTTGACAAAGTACAGGATTACATCGCCACTGGCGTTAAGTAA
- a CDS encoding GDYXXLXY domain-containing protein produces MSEQPTILPAAAPVQLNPLPELAPAQHRRWLQLLVAAQVLFVLGVAVAGYATSALGKSVWLRTAPVDPRDLLYGDYVRLNYSISQLPGHLWHGAELPRRQQAAYVLLEPRNGSYEAIGVYAEKPEAQPNQAVLRGSVQDVWRRGLRLRYGLERYYVPEDMGREIEKRQSLRVQVSIAPWGQARITKVEVAP; encoded by the coding sequence ATGAGCGAGCAGCCTACTATCCTTCCAGCAGCGGCACCCGTTCAGCTCAACCCACTTCCTGAGCTTGCTCCTGCTCAACATCGGCGGTGGCTGCAGTTGCTGGTAGCCGCCCAAGTGCTCTTTGTGCTGGGTGTTGCCGTTGCGGGCTACGCTACGAGTGCATTGGGCAAATCTGTCTGGCTCCGTACGGCTCCCGTAGATCCGCGCGACTTACTGTACGGCGACTACGTGCGCCTAAACTACTCCATCAGTCAACTGCCGGGCCACTTGTGGCATGGTGCTGAACTCCCGCGCCGGCAGCAGGCCGCGTACGTGCTGCTTGAGCCGCGCAATGGTTCTTATGAGGCCATTGGCGTATACGCTGAAAAACCGGAGGCCCAGCCCAATCAAGCCGTACTGCGCGGTTCAGTGCAGGATGTATGGCGACGCGGTTTACGCCTTCGTTACGGCCTGGAGCGCTACTACGTACCCGAAGACATGGGCCGCGAAATCGAGAAACGGCAGTCGCTGCGGGTGCAGGTGAGCATTGCTCCCTGGGGCCAGGCCCGCATTACCAAAGTAGAAGTAGCCCCCTAG
- a CDS encoding ExbD/TolR family protein — MTPMVGIGFLLAFFCTLIAAPREIPVLSIGISRPFQSIFGASEHWYTMTIVLGKNRQVYYYDGQLNADSKPQIHSGILDLAELRKAVQKHDPTTIFLIKPSDEAKYQDMIDVLDEMVIADRKKFSLADIIVADYELLKSNKY, encoded by the coding sequence ATGACGCCTATGGTGGGCATAGGATTCTTGTTAGCCTTTTTTTGTACGTTGATTGCTGCACCCCGTGAAATTCCAGTGCTATCTATAGGCATAAGCAGGCCGTTTCAATCCATATTTGGTGCTTCTGAGCACTGGTATACTATGACCATTGTATTGGGCAAGAATAGGCAAGTGTATTATTACGACGGACAGTTAAATGCAGATAGTAAACCCCAAATACATAGTGGTATCCTAGATTTGGCTGAGCTACGGAAGGCAGTACAAAAACACGACCCCACAACAATATTTCTCATTAAACCCAGCGACGAAGCCAAATATCAGGACATGATAGATGTGCTGGATGAGATGGTTATTGCCGACCGCAAGAAGTTCAGCCTAGCTGACATAATCGTAGCAGACTATGAGCTCTTGAAAAGCAATAAGTACTAA
- the rpmG gene encoding 50S ribosomal protein L33: MAKKGNRVQVILECTEHKNSGQPGTSRYITTKNRKNTPERIELKKFNPVLKKMTVHKEIK; the protein is encoded by the coding sequence ATGGCTAAAAAAGGAAACCGGGTGCAGGTAATCCTGGAGTGCACCGAGCACAAAAACTCGGGCCAGCCGGGCACCTCGCGCTACATTACCACCAAGAACCGCAAGAATACCCCTGAGCGCATTGAGCTGAAGAAGTTCAACCCCGTGCTCAAGAAGATGACCGTTCACAAGGAAATCAAGTAA
- the rimO gene encoding 30S ribosomal protein S12 methylthiotransferase RimO: MKVRSQQANKVNVITLGCSKNIVDSEVLMGQLRANQFEVTHEAEQSDANIVIINTCGFIDNAKQESIDTILRYADEKEAGRLEKLYVTGCLSQRYKDDLEQEIPQVDAYFGTLELPQLMKKLEADYKHELIGERLLTTPSHYAYFKIAEGCNRPCSFCAIPLMRGKHQDRPIEDLVKEAKRLASMGTKELILIAQDLTYYGLQHYGERKLADLLRNLSDVNGIDWIRMQYAYPSQFPLDALDVMNERDNICKYLDMPLQHISDNMLKTMRRGISKRRTVELVDTIRQRVPSIALRTTLIAGHPGETQQDFEDLYNFVDETRFDRLGIFTYSHEDNTHSYTLEDNVPAEVKQDRADQIMELQQGISMELNEQKVGMTYKVLFDRKESGYFVGRTEFDSPEVDNEVLVPATKDTFVRLGDFAQVQITEASDFDLYGKLI; the protein is encoded by the coding sequence ATGAAAGTTAGAAGCCAGCAGGCCAATAAAGTCAACGTTATTACTCTTGGTTGCTCCAAAAACATCGTCGATTCGGAGGTGCTGATGGGGCAGTTGCGCGCCAACCAGTTTGAGGTGACGCACGAAGCAGAGCAGAGCGACGCCAACATCGTCATTATTAATACCTGCGGTTTTATTGATAACGCCAAGCAGGAAAGCATCGATACCATTCTGCGCTATGCCGATGAGAAGGAAGCCGGCCGCTTGGAGAAGCTTTACGTAACGGGCTGCCTCTCTCAGCGCTATAAGGACGACCTGGAGCAGGAGATTCCGCAGGTAGATGCCTACTTCGGTACGCTGGAGCTGCCCCAGCTGATGAAAAAGCTGGAGGCTGATTATAAGCATGAGCTAATTGGGGAGCGCCTCCTGACTACTCCTTCGCACTACGCTTACTTCAAGATTGCAGAGGGCTGTAACCGTCCTTGCTCGTTCTGCGCCATCCCGCTCATGCGCGGTAAGCACCAAGATCGGCCCATTGAGGATCTGGTAAAGGAAGCAAAGCGCCTAGCCAGTATGGGCACCAAAGAGCTCATCCTGATTGCCCAGGACCTGACCTACTATGGCCTGCAGCACTACGGCGAGCGAAAACTGGCCGACCTGCTGCGCAACCTCTCCGACGTAAACGGCATCGACTGGATCCGGATGCAGTACGCTTATCCCTCGCAGTTCCCACTGGATGCGCTGGACGTGATGAACGAGCGCGACAACATCTGCAAGTACCTGGATATGCCCCTGCAGCATATTTCTGATAACATGCTGAAAACCATGCGCCGCGGCATCAGCAAGCGCCGCACCGTGGAGCTGGTGGATACCATCCGCCAGCGCGTGCCCAGCATTGCGCTTCGCACTACACTCATTGCCGGCCACCCCGGCGAGACCCAGCAGGACTTCGAAGACCTCTACAACTTTGTGGATGAAACCCGCTTCGACCGCCTCGGCATCTTCACTTACTCGCACGAGGACAACACGCACTCTTACACGCTCGAGGATAATGTGCCCGCCGAAGTAAAGCAAGACCGCGCCGACCAGATCATGGAGCTGCAGCAGGGCATTTCTATGGAGCTGAATGAGCAGAAGGTAGGCATGACCTATAAAGTGCTCTTTGACCGTAAGGAAAGCGGTTATTTTGTGGGCCGCACTGAGTTCGACTCACCGGAGGTAGACAACGAAGTGCTGGTGCCCGCTACTAAAGACACGTTTGTGCGCCTCGGCGACTTCGCCCAGGTGCAAATCACGGAGGCTTCGGACTTCGATTTGTATGGCAAGCTGATTTAA
- a CDS encoding DUF5602 domain-containing protein, with translation MKNTPLKRWVALVCLSTIALSTACNRTEDIPQPTSQIGSSDAMQSGNGSPNGNSNYTTTYGTAVELGEGSARSFVTLNKKGIPMEIGVRITETALQGLPMEEPMNPTDLWYLLPLPSQAALTPFNHLSLDWNPHGHEPTTIYTLPHFDLHFYMISPEERQTIAPNDPRGEFNLPAPQYLPANYVPGPGTVPSMGKHWLDPSGPEFQGQTFTQTFIYGTFDGQVSFLEPMFTLDFLKQTQHDKYRLPQPQAVSRTGLYYPTRYTYRLDHSNHEYVIVLYDMVLR, from the coding sequence ATGAAAAACACTCCTCTAAAAAGGTGGGTTGCTCTCGTGTGCCTTAGCACAATAGCCCTGTCTACTGCCTGTAACCGCACAGAAGACATACCCCAGCCAACCAGCCAGATAGGCTCCAGTGATGCAATGCAGTCGGGTAATGGCTCGCCAAACGGAAATTCTAATTATACCACCACCTACGGAACCGCAGTAGAGCTAGGTGAGGGAAGCGCCCGCAGCTTCGTGACGCTAAATAAGAAAGGCATTCCAATGGAAATAGGAGTGCGCATAACGGAAACAGCATTACAGGGCTTGCCTATGGAAGAGCCCATGAATCCAACTGATTTATGGTATTTGCTGCCCTTGCCCTCACAGGCTGCCTTAACCCCCTTTAACCATCTTTCACTTGACTGGAACCCTCATGGCCATGAGCCCACCACTATCTACACGCTGCCGCACTTCGACCTGCATTTCTATATGATCAGTCCGGAAGAGCGGCAAACCATTGCGCCCAATGATCCGCGTGGTGAATTTAATCTGCCAGCTCCGCAATATCTACCCGCTAACTATGTGCCCGGCCCCGGAACGGTTCCCAGCATGGGTAAGCACTGGCTCGATCCATCAGGTCCTGAGTTTCAAGGGCAAACCTTCACTCAAACCTTTATTTACGGAACATTTGATGGGCAAGTAAGCTTTCTGGAGCCCATGTTTACCCTGGACTTCCTAAAGCAAACGCAACATGATAAGTATAGGCTGCCGCAACCACAGGCAGTTTCACGTACCGGGCTTTACTATCCTACCCGTTACACGTACCGCCTCGATCATAGCAACCATGAATATGTAATAGTACTCTATGATATGGTGCTGCGCTAA
- the bshC gene encoding bacillithiol biosynthesis cysteine-adding enzyme BshC: protein MSVTTLRYADTGSFSPLIADYLGRRPELSQYYHRFPTLEEFAAQIEEKKAAYTPEARQRLVAALREQYAAVPEVNPAVQANLELLEKETTFTITTGHQLNLLTGPLYFVYKIVTALKLCRQLKEQYPQYDFVPVYWMATEDHDFAEINHLHLFGKKYEWNAANTGGPVGRLALDGLEEELLQQLPADMPAAFREAYATSGTLAEAMRKLTHSLFGQYGLVALDGDSAILKQALVPVLEKEIQQQASNQAVQATNQQLEAAGYKAQVYSRPLNLFFLTDGGKRERLEYDAAADCVQITVRNTNRCHSQEELLELARQHPEQFSPNVVLRPLYQELLLPNLCYIGGGAEVAYWFQLKQIFTDNQVPFPILLLRNSGLYIGKANAGKLRKLGLTATDIFRPLPDLKKQVGAALGQEEVSLSAQQQALAAVFKEVSDLAQRLDPTLVKTVAAEQQKAAASLAGLEKRLSKAAEAKHEVAYGQLTALKEKLFPGGSLQERVDNVLSILINNPAFIDQLLEAFDPLALEFTVLEEE, encoded by the coding sequence ATGTCTGTCACGACCCTTCGCTACGCCGATACCGGCTCCTTTTCGCCCCTGATTGCCGATTACCTCGGCCGGCGTCCGGAACTCAGCCAATACTACCACCGCTTTCCTACCCTGGAGGAATTTGCGGCTCAGATAGAAGAAAAGAAGGCTGCCTATACCCCCGAGGCTCGGCAGCGGCTGGTAGCTGCCCTGCGCGAACAATACGCGGCGGTGCCAGAAGTAAATCCGGCGGTGCAGGCCAACCTGGAGCTGCTGGAGAAGGAAACCACCTTCACCATCACTACCGGCCATCAGCTTAATTTGCTCACGGGGCCGCTGTATTTCGTGTACAAGATTGTAACGGCCCTCAAGCTTTGCCGCCAGCTCAAGGAGCAGTATCCCCAGTACGATTTCGTGCCGGTGTATTGGATGGCCACCGAAGACCACGACTTCGCCGAAATCAACCACCTTCACCTCTTCGGGAAGAAATACGAGTGGAACGCCGCCAATACGGGTGGACCCGTAGGCCGGCTGGCGCTTGACGGGCTGGAAGAAGAACTCCTGCAGCAGTTGCCCGCCGATATGCCGGCTGCCTTCCGGGAGGCCTACGCTACCTCGGGCACGCTGGCGGAGGCCATGCGTAAGCTCACGCACTCTCTGTTCGGGCAGTATGGCTTGGTGGCGCTAGATGGCGACTCCGCTATCCTAAAGCAGGCCCTGGTGCCGGTGCTGGAAAAAGAAATTCAACAGCAGGCATCAAACCAAGCGGTACAGGCAACCAACCAACAGCTTGAGGCCGCGGGCTATAAAGCACAAGTATACTCGCGCCCCCTGAACCTGTTCTTCCTCACTGATGGCGGCAAGCGGGAGCGGCTGGAGTACGATGCGGCCGCCGACTGCGTGCAAATCACGGTGCGCAACACCAACCGCTGCCATAGCCAAGAAGAGCTGCTGGAGCTGGCCCGCCAGCACCCCGAGCAGTTCAGCCCGAACGTAGTGCTGCGGCCTTTGTATCAGGAACTGTTGTTGCCTAACCTCTGCTACATTGGCGGCGGGGCGGAAGTGGCCTACTGGTTCCAGCTGAAGCAGATCTTCACCGATAACCAAGTACCCTTCCCCATTCTGCTGCTCCGCAACTCGGGGCTATACATTGGCAAGGCCAACGCCGGTAAGCTGCGCAAGCTGGGCCTTACGGCCACCGATATTTTTCGGCCGCTGCCAGACCTGAAAAAGCAGGTAGGCGCCGCGCTAGGCCAGGAAGAGGTAAGCCTCAGCGCCCAGCAGCAGGCTTTAGCCGCCGTATTCAAAGAAGTGTCTGACTTGGCCCAGCGCCTCGACCCCACGCTGGTGAAGACCGTAGCCGCTGAGCAGCAGAAAGCCGCCGCTAGCCTGGCCGGCCTGGAGAAGCGCCTCAGCAAAGCTGCCGAAGCCAAGCACGAAGTGGCCTACGGCCAGCTCACAGCCCTCAAGGAAAAGCTCTTCCCCGGCGGCTCTCTGCAAGAGCGTGTTGACAACGTGCTGAGCATTCTGATCAACAATCCAGCATTCATCGACCAACTCCTGGAGGCCTTCGATCCGTTGGCTCTGGAGTTTACGGTGCTGGAAGAGGAGTAA